The following are encoded in a window of Palaemon carinicauda isolate YSFRI2023 unplaced genomic scaffold, ASM3689809v2 scaffold543, whole genome shotgun sequence genomic DNA:
- the LOC137637125 gene encoding uncharacterized protein, which produces MRLKEYSGLPLPIVLFVCFECLYLVSIYKMDPSSSSNPQNTQHTPQQPDTVPPSIQIDEFDESSVRLWKMFREAIQPLYFKILCWVNRGWNPHSNFKDYLESQGVNTIQVLKSLNNNQLDKIMNPSSHETWDITLIYALLPFSKLLAGKNDKKWHEQNGSDPELFLTCLKNKRNEAAHNPNMNKGRCSLMIDTVYELTIKLQEGLKLVVLRDVVNTEDKEEIEREMDRVFDDTRQKIEEIGKGGIGAEVFDEYQREIDFTKKMKLLEEEGFPCLKKILEKFKSINPLNLITGTSSNPNIPVEKIYTEMKLEGESGPCSVPIEEILNHVPHYDHSRLLLIKGMAGMGKTTLVKKIISDWLSKKDDIKGLNDFAILLYVECRDSIESFKDLLVAYFGDVHQKFKDNEIIDVCLAHKCLLIIDGYDELNDKSAKLFLEVLTLKKSRKISVIVTTRPEVEVRFNNQVKSDYTTVSTISLEGIPKEKREEFVCKYYAVLESDNSPLQSLDELLKYLRKTMHTMHEVWGLPLNLALVTVLWVNKPDIISNITTEAELYWQFYLLSRSKLEKRLAKYPNTAHFLPGELLQKTEQFIEKLCLESFRALQKDEINIPKSTIKYLSKFCYHLKLPAEELTGAFLKKVTTSQGSFLYSFPHKGMMEFMAALSFPMKLTNQCWGQSVNTATPTKIFEMLLGVSLPENLHKYQNMMIHMISLFHVGDGDEMKVSDDAKIEALELLVRSGVNDKDSVLRVLKNIKCDHSSARWIAQRFELFDWDTRIENHTIDAYIALLRATDTPLPNRERIKIRIELNDTDGLVELQRQLYRHHINPSDIRLLKHIDGDSEPTVEERESIKNLLTNDCKEYKGIWDPTFQIPANIRDLGVMLPDQPSLDAFCRSLEKTKEIEFLVIRFSVNDVSSVSRPIPFLEKDPDVFVSVRDVKEEDIEKVGDILRTLQPQDARRSFALIYFPLCPLGRTRSPEVILRLLASLKGVRVRYYIQFPEKERPDDEALVREMELKAKESTGCIYGVYWDILYIW; this is translated from the exons ATGAGGTTGAAGGAATATAGTGGTCTACCACTACCAATTGTCCTCTTTGTTTGCTTTGAATGTTTATATTTGGTTTCAATCTACAAAATGGATCCCTCCTCCAGCAGTAACCCACAGAACACACAGCATACACCTCAACAGCC agacaccgttcctccttcgatccaaatcgatgagtttgacgagtcaagcgtaagattatggaagatgttcagggaagccattcagcctctttatttcaaGATCCTCTGCTGGGTGAATCGTGGTTGGAATCCACATAgtaacttcaaagactacctcgaaagccaaggggtcaacaCGATTCAAGTCTTAAAGAGTCTTAATAATAATCAACTGGATAAGATCATGAATCCTTCATCACACGAAACATGGGACATAACTCTGATTTATGCGCTTCTTCCGTTTTCTAAACttttagctggaaaaaatgacaaaaagtggCATGAACAAAATGGGTCCGACCCAGAATTGTTTTTAACCTgcctaaaaaataaaaggaatgaagCAGCCCACAATCCAAATATGAACAAAGGAAGATGTTCTCTaatgatagatacagtatatgaacttacaataaaacttcaagagggcttaaaacttgttgttctccgggatgtagtaaacactgaggataaagaagaaatcgagagagaaatggacagagtttttgatgatacccggcagaagatagaagagataggaaaaggaggtataggagccgaggtctttgatgaatatcaaagggaaattgacttcacaaaaaagatgaagttattggaagaagaaggcttcccttgtttgaagaaaattcttgaaaaatttaaaagcattaatcctctcaacctgataacaggaacctcttctaaccccaacataccagtagagaagatttacacagaaatgaagctagaaggggaaagtggcccctgtagtgttcctatagaggagatactgaatcacgtacctcattatgatcacagtcgactcttactgatcaagggaatggcaggtatggggaaaaccactctggtcaagaagatcatttctgactggctcagtaagaaggatgacatcaaaggccttaatgactttgccatacttttgtatgtagaatgcagggattccattgaatcttttaaagacttgttagtggcgtattttggagatgttcaccagaaattcaaagataatgaaattattgatgtgtgtttggctcacaagtgtcttctcatcatagatgggtatgacgagttgaatgataaatcagcaaaattattcctagaagttttgacactgaagaaatcccgcaaaattagtgttattgtgacaaccagacctgaagttgaggtgagattcaacaatcaggtgaaatctgattacacaactgtgtctacaattagtcttgagggaattccaaaggagaagagagaagagtttgtatgcaagtattatgcagtattggagtcagacaattctcctttgcaatcattagatgaactgttaaagtatctgaggaaaacaatgcacactatgcatgaggtgtggggactacccttaaatctcgctcttgtaacagTTCTGTGGGTGAATAAACCAGatattataagcaacatcaccactgaagctgagctctactggcaattttaccttttgtctcgCTCAAAATTAGAGAAGCGTTTGGCGAAATACCCCAACACAGCTCATTTCCTACCAGGTGAACTGCTTCAAAAAACGGAgcagtttattgaaaaactatgtcttgaatcattcagagcattacaaaaagatgaaatcaatattccaaaaTCCACCATCAAATATTTGTCCAAGTTCTGTTATCATTTGAaattgccagccgaagagctaactggcgccttcctgaagaaagtgaccacttcccagggctcctttctttacagtttccctcataaagggatgatggaattcatggcagctctgtctttccctatgaaattgacaaaccaatgctggggccaatctgtaaacacagccacacctacaaagatctttgaaatgcttcttggagtgagtctccctgaaaaccttcacaaatatcaaaatatgatgatacatatgatcagcctattccatgtgggtgacggagacgagatgaaggtgtcagatgatgccaagattgaggcactggaactcctagtaaggtcgggagtgaacgacaaagactctgtgctaagagtcttgaagaatatcaaatgtgatcattcttctgcaagatggatagcacagaggttcgaGTTGTTTGATTGGGACACCAGAATTGAAaatcatacaattgatgcgtacattgccctccttagagccacagatacccctctcccaaacagagagagaattaaaatcagAATAGAACTTaatgacactgatgggttagttgaactgCAAAGGCAACTCTACCGGCATCATATCAACCCATCAGACATACGTCTATTGAAACATATCGACggagattcagagccgaccgtagaagagagagagtcaatcaagaatctactcacaaatga ttgtaaggaatacaaaggcatctgggacccaacgttccaaatccctgCAAATATTAGGGACCTTGGTGTGATGCTTCCAGACCAACCCAgtctcgacgccttctgtcgatctttggaaaagacaaaagagattgaatttttag ttattcgcttcagtgtcaacgacgtcagcagcgtcagtcgccccatccctttcttggagaaggatccaGATGTCTTTGTCAGTGTCagggacgtcaaggaagaagacatcgagaaggttggggacatccttcggacattgcaaccacaggatgcaaggag ATCGTTCGCGTTAATCTACTTTCCTCTGTGTcccctggggaggacgaggagccctgaggtcatcctcagactcctcgcctccttgaagggagtcagggtgagatacTACATCCAGTTCCCAGAAaaagaacgaccagatgacgaagccttagtcagagagatggagcttaaggcaaaggaatccaccggatgtataTATGGTGTTtattg GGACATTCTTTATATCTggtga